DNA from Desulfarculus baarsii DSM 2075:
GGTATGCTCAGCGGCTGCGCCTCGATTTGCGGCGTGGAGCCCGAGGCCCCCGCGCCCCCCCCGGTGAAGAAATTTGAGGGAGTTCCCGCGCCCGTGACCGACAAACCGGCCCCGGCCCCCGAACTGCCCACCACCTACACCGTGGAGAAGTGCGACGACTTGTGGAGCATCAGCGCCAAACCCCAGATCTACGGCGACGCGTTGCTGTGGCCTCTGCTGGTTGACGCCAACTCCGACAAGATCAAGAACCCCAACAAGCTGTCGGTGGGCATGGTGCTTAGCATCCCCCGCGACGTGAGCGACGCCGACAAGACCGCCGCCCGCGCCAAGGCCGCCAAGTTCCCGAAATACGTGCCGCCGGCGGGCGCCAAGCGGTACTGCCCCCCCAAGTGAGACAAGATATAGGCGCTTAAGCCTGAACTTGGGTTGAGTTTGGTCATGAAGGGCGAGGAGATGCGCTAGCGTGTCTTCTCGCCCTTTTTTTTCGCGGCCCGCGGGCCTCCGACCCGTGGGGAAGTGAACTGGTCAGGCAAGTTTGCGGGCTTTGCCCTTGACAACCCCGCCCACCTCGTTTTATCCTTCGGGGGCTAACGAAAGAAACAACCGTGACTTTTTCGAGAGCGGCCCGCGGGGCGGGCGCGCCTTGGGAGGAAATAAATTGGCTGAAGTCAGAGCGCCCATGGGTGGCAAGGTTATCAAGATCGCGGTCAAGGTCGGCGACAAGATCAACGCCGACGACGAAGTAGTGGTGCTCGAGGCCATGAAGATGGAAATGCCCATCCTCTCCGAGGAGGGCGGCACTGTCGCCGAGATCAAGATCGAGGCCGGTCAGACCGTCGAGGCCGATCAGGTGCTGATCGTCTTGAGCTGATTCAACACCCCCATGGGGTTGGCAACAGACCGCAGGCATTTCCGGGGCCGATTTCTGCCGATCACCCCGAGGTGCTCTGCGGTCTTGTTTTTCGATCTCCGAGGGAGGCTCGCCTTCGGAGACGGCACCGGCAAATACGGAGGAGGCACAGGTGACGAACTCAGAGGCCCCTACCACCAAAAGCAAGCTGGAAGAGCTGGAGCGCCGTAATCAAGAGGCGCTTTTGGGCGGTGGCGAGGAACGCATCAAGGCGCAGCACGCCAAAGGCAAACTCACCGCCCGCGAGCGGATCGACCAACTGCTCGACGAGGGCACGTTCCAGGAGTTCGACCGCTTCGTGGTGCACCGCTGCCACGATTTCGACATGGACAAGCAGAAGATCCCCGGCGATGGCGTGGTCACCGGCTTCGGCAAGATCGACGGCCGGCCGGTGTTCCTGTTCAGCCAGGACTTCACGGTCTTTGGCGGCTCGCTTTCCGGCCCGTTTGGCGAAAAGGTCTGCAAGATCATGGACCTGGCCGTCAAGGCCGGCGCGCCGGTCATCGGCCTCAACGACTCGGGCGGCGCGCGCATCCAGGAGGGCGTGGTCTCGCTGGCCTCCTATGGCGAGATCTTCCGGCGCAACGTGCTCAGCTCGGGCGTGGTGCCCCAGATCAGCGCCATCATGGGCCCCTGCGCCGGCGGCGCGGTCTATTCGCCGGCCATCACCGACTTTATTTTCATGGTCGATCAGAACAGCTACATGCACATCACCGGCCCCCAGGTGATCAAGACCGTCACCGGCGAGGACGTCACCAGCGAGACCGTCGGCGGGGCCAAGGTGCACAACACCAAGAGCGGCGTGGCCCAGTTCATGGCCAAGGACGGCAAGGAATGCCTGGCCCAGGTGCGCCAATTGCTTAGCTATCTGCCATCAAACTGGGAACAGAAGCCGCCCTACCTGGCCACCGGTGATGACCCCCGCCGCACCTGCCCCGAACTCGACCAGATCATCCCCGACAACCCCAAGAGCCCCTACAACATGAAGCAGCTCATCAAGACGGTTGTCGACCAGGGCACGTTCTTCGAGGCGGCCAAGCACTGGGCCAAAAACATGATCACCGCCTTCGCCCGCATGGGCGGCAACGCGGTGGGCATCGTGGCCAACAACCCCATGCACATGGCCGGTTGCCTGGATATCGACGCCTCGCGCAAGTGCGCCCGCTTCGTGCGCTTTTGCGACGCCTTCAACATCCCGGTGGTCACCTTCGTCGACGTGCCGGGCTTTTTGCCGGGCGTGCAGCAGGAATACGGCGGCATCATCACCCACGGCTCCAAGGTGATCTACGCCTACTGCGAGGCCACCGTGCCTTTGATCACCATCATCACCCGCAAGGCCTACGGCGGCGCCTACGACGTCATGGGCTCCAAGCACCACGGCGCCGACGTCAACTTCGCCTTCCCCACCGCCGAGATCGCCGTGATGGGCCCCGAGGGCGCGGTCAACATCGTCTTCCGCAAGCAGCTAAACGACGCGACCGACAAGGCCGCCGCCTACGCCGAGTTGGTGGCCGACTATCGCAAAAACATCGCCAGCCCCTACCGCGCCGCCGAACTGGGCTACATCGACGAGATCATCATGCCCCACAGCACCCGGGCCAAGGTCATCCAGGCCCTGGAGGCGCTCAAGGGCAAGCGCACCTTCCGACCCGTGCGGCGTCACGGCAACGTGCCTCTATGACGGAGGGAAGCATGAGCGGACAAAATTTCGATGAAAGCCTGCGCAAATGGCAGGCCGGCGTGGACAAGCTCTTGGCCAAGCGCCCCGAGCGCAAGGCCGCCTTCCACACCATCAGCGGCCTGCCCATCGACCGGCTCTATCTGCCGGCCGCGCCCGACGACGATTACATGGAAAAGCTGGGCCTGCCCGGCGAATTCCCCTACACCCGCGGCGTTCAGCCGACGATGTATCGCGGCCAGCTCTGGACCATGCGCCAGTACGCCGGCTTCGCCACCGCCGCCGAGAGCAACAAGCGCTATCGCTATCTGCTGGGCCAAGGCCAGACCGGCCTCAGCGTGGCCTTCGACCTGCCCACCCAGATCGGCTACGACGCCGATCACGCCCTGGCCCACGGCGAGGTGGGCAAGGTCGGCGTGAGCATCAGCTCGCTCAAGGACATGGAAACCTTGTTTGACCAGATTCCCCTGGACAAGGTCTCCACCTCCATGACCATCAACTCGCCGGCGGCGGTGCTGCTGGCCATGTACATCGCCGTGGCCGAGAAGCAGGGCGTGGGCCCGGCCCAACTGCGCGGCACCATCCAGAACGACATCCTCAAGGAATACTCCAGCCGCGGCACCTACATCTTTCCGCCGCGGCCCAGCATGCGCATCATCACCGACATCTTCGCCTACTGCGCCTCCGACGTGCCCCAGTGGAACACCATCAGCATCAGCGGCTATCACATCCGCGAGGCCGGCTCCACCGCCGTGCAGGAGGTCGCCTTCACCTTGGCCAACGGCATGGCCTACGTCCAGGCGGCCATCGACGCCGGCCTGGACGTCGATGTCTTTGGCCCCAGGCTGAGCTTTTTCTTCAACGCCCACTCGGACTTTCTGGAGGAAGTGGCCAAGTACCGCGCCGCCCGCCGCCTGTGGGCCAAGATCATGCGCGAGCGCTTCGGGGCCAAGAATCCGCGCAGCCAGATGATCCGCTTCCACACCCAGACCGCCGGTTGCAGCCTGACGGCCAAGCAGCCCAAGAACAACATCATGCGCGTGGCCTTCCAGGCCATGAGCGCCGTGCTGGGCGGCACCCAGAGCCTGCACACCAACTCCATGGACGAGGCCCTGTGCCTGCCCACCCAGGAGTCGGTGACCATCGCCCTGCGCACCCAGCAGGTCATCGGCTACGAGACCGGCGTCACCGAGACCATCGACCCCCTGGCCGGCTCCTACTACGTCGAGGATCTTACCGACCGCATCGAGGCCCAGGCCGCCGAATACATCCGCCGCATCGACGAGATGGGCGGTTCGGTGTCGGCCATCGAGCAGGGTTTTATCCAGCGCGAGATCCAAGAGGCCGCCTACAAGTATCAAAAAGACATCGAGAGCGGCGAGCGGGTGGTGGTGGGCCAGAACAAGTTCGTCACCGACGAGGAGTTCGTGGGCGATCGGCTCAAGGTCGACCTGTCGGTGGGCCAGGCCCAGGCCCAGGCCCTGGCCGCGCTGCGCGCCGGCCGCGACAACGCCGCCGTGCAAGCGCGCCTGGCCGCACTCCAGGCCGCCGCCAAGGGCAGCGACAACCTGATGCCGCTGATTCTGGACGCGGTGCGCGTCTACGCCACCCTGGGCGAGATCTGCGACACCTTGCGCGGGGTTTTTGGCGAATACCAGGCCCCGATGACCATCTAAAGGAGGCTTTTCCATGCGCAAGATCAGAGTGCTGGCGGCCAAGCCCGGCCTGGACGGCCACGACCGGGGCATCAAGGTCATCGCCGCGGCCCTGCGCGACGCGGGCATGGAGGTGATCTACACCGGCCTGCGCCAAAGCCCCGAGCAGATCGTCAGCGCCGCCCTGCAGGAGGACGTGGACGTGGTGGGCCTTTCGGTGCTCAGCGGGGCCCACGACTATCTCTTTCCCAAGATCATGGAGCTGATGCGCCAAAAGGGCCTGGACGACGTGCTGGTCATCGGCGGCGGCATCATCCCCGAGGAAGACGTGCCGGCCATGAAGGCCGTGGGCGTCTCGGCCATCTTTGGGCCGGGGGCCAACACTGGCGACATCGTCAAGTTCATCCAAGAAAACGTCAAGCGCCGGCTCAACTGAGCGCCGGCCGGCAAGGCGAAACACCCGGCCGCCGGCCCCATGGCCAGCGGCCGGGTGTTGTTTGGTGGATCGATCCAAGCGCTGTTGACAAGGCGGCCCGGCGGCTGCTAACACCAAAAGGGGACGCGGCGGCCGGGGTTGCCGGCGGCGGAGGCAGGCGTTAATATTTAGGCATGGGCATGGTGTTTTTCCCCACGTTGCGAGCGGCCGTGACGCGAAGATTTTTTTGCACAATCTGGCTTGTTCTGGCGCTGACGTTGGCTTGGCCGACGCCGGGCCGGGCCGAGGGGGCCAACGCCTACCTGATGGGCGGGCCGCTGTCGGCCGAGCCCGCGCCGATCATCGACCGCGAGGCGGGCGTCTCGCCGCGGGCCTATGGCCTGGATGGGGCCGACTATCTGCTGGGCCAGTGGCGCGACGTGCGGCAAAGCGGCGACGAGGCCGCCGCCCGTTGGCTGGGCCAAAGCTTTGGTCGGTTCATGGACCGCTGGGGCCACGCGCCGGCCGATGGTTCGGCCCTGGCCGGGCTGGCGCCGCCTGGCTGGTCGCCGCCGCTGAAGCCGCCGGCCGATCTGGGTGCAAGCGAGCCGCCCGGCCTGACCCTGGACGAGCGGCCAACTGGCGGACAAGAGACCCTGCAATCATCCAGCCACCTGGTCTGGAGCGCCCACGGCCTGGGCCGATCGAGCCAGGGCTCCGGCGCGGCGCCTCGCTGGCCCGGTTTCGCGCCCAGCGACTGGCTGGCCAAGATCGGCGCGCGAGGCGACGACGACCAGGCCGCGCTTTATTTTCAGGAGCTCGACGGCGATCTGCTGGCCGGCGAGGCGGCTCGCGGCGGCGTGGTGGCCCTGGAGTATCGCCTGGGCGGCCATTTCAGCCTGGCCGGCGGGGCCGGAGCGCTACAGGGCTTTGGCCGGCCTGGGGCCGGTCACGGCCTGCTGCTCGATGACGAGTTGCGCCGGGCCTACTTCCTGGCCGCGCCCTACCGCGTGGGCGAGGGCCTGTTGGTCCAGCCCGAGCTGAGCCTGACCCAGGGCGGGCCCAGCGCCGCGCCCAGCCAGCGCGTCGAGGACGACTGGCTGCTGGGCGTCAACGTCCAGTTCGACTTTTAGCCGGCCACCAGCGCCATGCCCCGGGCCAGGGCCCGGCGGTTGGCCGCCATCTTGTCGGGCGGGAAAAATTCGCCCAAGGCCTGGGCGACCAGCTCGACGTCCACCGGCAACAGCCCCGTGCCCAACAACCCACCCAGCATGATCACATTGGCCAGGATCGGCGCGCCCAGCGCGATGGCCTCGTCGGTGGCGGCCAGCCAGTGCAGGCGGCCCGACAGCTCGCCCAGCGCCTGGCGCAGTTCGTCCAGGGGCGGGTATTTTTGTTCGCCGCTGATGACGTTGATGGGCAGCAGCGGCCGGTTGTTGGTCAGCACCAGCACCTGGGGATTGCCGAAATCGGGCAACACGCGCAGCGCCTCCAGCGGCTCCAGGCTGACCACCGCGTGGGCCCCGTTGGCCGGGATCACCGGGCCCATGACCTGGCCCGTGGTCACCCGCACCTGGCTCATCACCGCGCCGCCGCGCTGGCTCAGGCCGTACGTCTCGCCCACCGTGACCTGATAGCCCGCCTCGACCAAGGCCATGCCCAGGGCCTGGCTGGCCAGCACGTTGCCCTGGCCGCCCACGCCGGTGATGACGATATCGAGCGGTTCGAATCTCAGCGCCTTCACGCCGCGGCCTCCTTTCGGCTTTGGTCCTTGAGCTCGGCCTTGATGGCCCCGGCCGGGCAGATCTGGGCGCAGACCCCACAGCCGGCGCAGACGACCTCATCGATGCGCGCCTTGCCGGCGGCCTCGTCGAAGATCAGCCCCGGGCAGCGGAAAACCCGCGAACAGAACCGGTTGCAACCACACTCCTCGCCCCGGCAGACGCTTTGATCGACGCTCATCACGTAGGGATGGCCGCCGCGTTTGTTCTGCACCAGCGCGCAGGCGCGGCGCAGGATCAGCGCCCGCGCGCCGCCTTTGTCCAGCAGGGCGTCGTAGATGGTCTGTTGGGTGGCGGCCAGGTCGTAGGGATCGGTGATCCGATAGGGCACGCCAAGGCCATCGAGCACCGACTCCAGGCTGATCTGGCCGCCGGGCCGGCCGGTGGCCGTCTGGCCGGTGGCCGGGTGGGGCTGGAAGCCGGTCATGGCCGTGGCCGCGTTGTCGAGGATGCACAGCAGAAAATCCGCGCCGTTCCAGCGGGCGTTGATCAGCCCCGGCAGGCCCGAGTGGAAAAACGTGCTGTCGCCGACCACCGTCAGCACCGGTTGATCAAAGCCCTGGGGCCCAAGCTGGCCCAGGCCCGAGCCCACGCCCAGGCCCGAACCCATGCAGTGCACCGAGTTGACCCGGCGATAGCCCGTTGACAGCGCGCCCAGGGTGTAGCAGCCGATGTCGCCGCTGACCAGGCCGTCGCGGCCGTCGGCGGCCAGGACTTGCTTGATCGACCAGAACGAGGCGCGGTGGGGGCAGCCGGGGCAGAAGCCGAACTCGCGGGGCGGGACCAGCCGGGCGGCGGCCTGGCGGGCGCGCTCCAGATAATCCGGCGCCACCGTGGGCGTGGCGAGATCCAGAATGCGGCCCACGGCCTGGGCCAGGCGGCCGGGGCTCAACTCGCCGATCATCGGCGTATGTCCGCTGGCCTTGCCAAAAAAGCGCTTTGGCCCCAGCTCCGCGGCGTGGCGGGCGTAGAGGGCCATGACCTGGTCCTCGATGATGGGGTCGATCTCCTCGGCGAAAAGCACCGCCGGGCTGGCGGCCAGACGTTCGAGCAGCAGCGCTTCGGGCAGGGGCCAGGTTCCGCCCAGTTTTTGCAGGCCGACGCGGTCTTCCAGGCCCATGGCCTGGCGGGCCTCGCTGGCGTAGAGCCACGAACTGCCCGAGGCGATGATCACCAGCTCCGGACGGGCCGGGCCGTCATAGGGGTTGAAGGGGCTTTCGGCCATGATCTGGCCGGCCTTGGCCAGTTTATCTAGCATTATCTGATGTTTGGGCATCACGGGCATGGTTATGAAGTTTTGGCCGGTCCGCCAATGGGGCGCGCGTTTCTGGCCGGGCAGGGGGCCGGGGGCCACGTTGCCCCTGGTGTGGCTGAGGCGGCTGAGCGAGCGGAAAACGACGATGTTTTGGATGGCCTCGGAAAGCTCGAAGGCGAATTTGATCATGCGGCGGCATTCGTCGGGCGTGGAGGGCTCCAGCAGGGGCAGGCAAGCCAGACGGGCGATGAAGCGGGCGTCCTGCTCGTTGGTGGAGGAAATGCCCGAGGGGTCGTCGGCGGTGATCAGCACCAGGCCGCCGGTCCCGACGCCGCTGATGGTCAGATTGCAGATGAAATCCTGGGCCACGTTGACGCCGTTTTGCTTCATCGAGGCCATGGCCCGCAGGCCGCAGAAGCTGGCCGCGGCGGCCGACTCCAGGGCCACTTTTTCGTTGGTGGACCATTCGGCGTGGATGCCGGCGCTTTGGGCCGAATCGGCCAGACACTGCAATATTTCGCTGCTGGGGTTGCCGGGATAGGCGGCGGCGAACTGCACGCCGGCCTCCAGCGCGCCACGGGCGATGGCCTCGTTGCCCTGCAAGAGCACGGTCTGGCCGGCGGCCAGTTTGGTCAGATCAGGCATTGTCGCGCTCCTTCCAGGCGGCCAGGCCGCGGGCGCGCTTGGCCCGGGCCGCGCCGGCCAGGGGGGCCAGATCGGCTTCGGTCAGTTGCTCCAACTCCAGGACGCCCCTGGCCCTGGCCAGTTCGACAAGCTCCAGGCCGGCCGGGGTGCGGGCCAGGACGGTGTTCCAGCCGGGACGGCCCTCCACCGCGCCCACCGCGACATCGGCCAACTCGGCGGTGAGGTCCGGGCAGAGGCCGCAGCCCTTCAGCACGGCCTGATGCACTTGTTCGAGGGGAATTTCGGCCATGCCGGCGGCGTTGGTCACCTGAAAGACGCCGGCCGGCGGCGGTGGGAAGTCGGCCCGCAACACGGGCTGGGCCACGCCGGCTTGCTCCAGCAGGGCGCGCAGGCCCCTGGCCGAGAGGTTGAGCGTGCAGAAAAGGCCGATGACCAGCTTGAGCCGGCTGGCGGCCTGGGGATAGCCGGGATGGGCGCTCATGCTGGCGGCGGCCAGGGCCTGGCAGGGCAGGGCCACCACGGCCAGGGGGTGGCTGGCCGTCTCGGCCAGGGCCTGGTTGAGCGCCGAGAGGCCCGCGCCGGCGGCGTAACGTGAGCCGGCGGCGGCCAGAACCTGGTCGCGCCGACGCACGCGGACACCCTGGGGCGCACCGCGCTGGTCGGCCTTGGTGACGACGGCCTCACCCACCACGCCCTCGTCCAGGGCCAGGCCCAGCAGGGCGCTGACCACGCCGCCGTATTGGGCCGTCCGCCGCGTGGATTCATCGGCGGCGCGGCCGGCAAAGGCCGCCAGCAGCGGGCCCAGCGGTTCGTCGGCGTTTTGGCCCCTGGCCGCGTGCAGGGCGCGGCGTTTGGCCGGCTGGCCTGGGGCGATCGCCTGGGGGCACAGATCGTGACATCGCCCGCCGATCAGGCCGCAGGCGTCGGGAGCGGCCACGCGGCCGTCGAGGAAGATCAGGTGGGGGCAAAGGCCGACGCAGGCCCCGCAGGCCACGCACAGGCCGGCGTCCTGCACCTGGGCGCGCAGCATCTCCAGCGACGGCTGGGGCGAGGGGGCGGCGGGATCATTTGGCATGGCAAGCTCCAGTTTGGCTTCGTTCCGCTACTGGATAGCAGGGCGTGGGCCAAAAATCAACGGCCCTTTTGCCGGAGTTTGCCCTTGCCAATACTGGGCGTTGCTTTATAATATCCCGTGACGGCCGAAAGGGCCGCGGGCTATTGGTGTGCCATTGGCGGGGAGCGATCCTTGGCTGCGCGATCGATGGCTCGGAGTCGAGCGGGTGTAACTCAGCTGGTAGAGTACGAGCTTCCCAAGCTTGAAGTCGCGGGTTCGATCCCCGTCGCCCGCTCCAATTTTACTTCCCGGTTGTTACCCCGGCCAGGGTGCGGAGGTTTTTCCCCCGCGAGAGCCCGAGGGCCGGCGTGTCCCTTTTCGAGGGGGCATTCTGGCGACGCCCCCCGTCGCCGGCTGCCAGCTTCGGATTGTGGACTAGACCCGATCTGGCCGACTATCCGGTCCACCGTGATGTGCGGACAGGTTCGCAAAGGCCGCGGTCCCTCTTTTGAGTCTGTGAATGGGGAAGGCCGCTCCTCTGCCGGGGGCTATCGGGCCCACTGGGGGAGAGGTCTATGGCCGCCACCGATGCGAACGCCCGCGACGAGCTTGGTCGACGCCTGATGGAGTTGATCGAACCCGTCGTGCGCTCCGAGGGCCTGGTGCTGGTGGAGTTGCAGTGGCGGCCCGAGAACGCCGGGCAGGTGCTGCGGCTCTTTGTCGACCGGCCCGCCGGCGGCGTCACGCTCGACGATTGCAGCCTGATCAGCCGCCAGGTGTCCGACCTGCTGGACGTGGAAGACCCCATCGGCGGGGCTTATCGCCTGGAGGTCAGTTCTCCGGGGCTGGAGCGTCGCTTGAAGTCGGCCAGGGAGTACGTTATTTTCGCGGGCAGGATGGCCAAGCTGGTCATCCGCGACGACGGCGAGAAGAGCGGTAACCGGGTGCTGCACGGCAGGCTGTTGGGCCTGCAGGGCGACGACGTCTTGATCGAAATCGACGGCCGCCCCACGGCCACGCCGCTTGCTCAGGTGGTCAAGGCCAACCTGATGGTGGAATAAGAACGGGAGCTTCGCATGAGCGAACTGAGAAGGATGATCGACCACGTCGCCAGGGAGAAGGGTCTCGACCGCGAGATCCTGATCAGCACCCTGGAGGAGGCCATGCAATCGGCCGCCCGGCGCAAGTTGGGCTCCAAGGTCGAGGTGGACGTGGCCTACAACGACGAGATCGGCGAGGTCGAGGTCTTCGAGTTCAAGGAGGTGGTCGAGGAGCTGACCGATCCCGACACCCAGATCGGCTTCGAGGACGCCCGCAGGCTCGACCCCGACTGCGAACTCGGCGACGAACTGGGCATCAAGGTCGAGACCGCCGACTTCGGACGCATCGCCGCCCAGAGCGCCAAGCAGGTGATCATCCAGCGGATGAAGGACGCCGAGCGCGACATCATCTTCGAGGATTTCAAAGACCGCAAGGGCGAGATCATCAACGGCATCGTC
Protein-coding regions in this window:
- a CDS encoding acyl-CoA carboxylase subunit beta encodes the protein MTNSEAPTTKSKLEELERRNQEALLGGGEERIKAQHAKGKLTARERIDQLLDEGTFQEFDRFVVHRCHDFDMDKQKIPGDGVVTGFGKIDGRPVFLFSQDFTVFGGSLSGPFGEKVCKIMDLAVKAGAPVIGLNDSGGARIQEGVVSLASYGEIFRRNVLSSGVVPQISAIMGPCAGGAVYSPAITDFIFMVDQNSYMHITGPQVIKTVTGEDVTSETVGGAKVHNTKSGVAQFMAKDGKECLAQVRQLLSYLPSNWEQKPPYLATGDDPRRTCPELDQIIPDNPKSPYNMKQLIKTVVDQGTFFEAAKHWAKNMITAFARMGGNAVGIVANNPMHMAGCLDIDASRKCARFVRFCDAFNIPVVTFVDVPGFLPGVQQEYGGIITHGSKVIYAYCEATVPLITIITRKAYGGAYDVMGSKHHGADVNFAFPTAEIAVMGPEGAVNIVFRKQLNDATDKAAAYAELVADYRKNIASPYRAAELGYIDEIIMPHSTRAKVIQALEALKGKRTFRPVRRHGNVPL
- a CDS encoding cobalamin B12-binding domain-containing protein; translated protein: MRKIRVLAAKPGLDGHDRGIKVIAAALRDAGMEVIYTGLRQSPEQIVSAALQEDVDVVGLSVLSGAHDYLFPKIMELMRQKGLDDVLVIGGGIIPEEDVPAMKAVGVSAIFGPGANTGDIVKFIQENVKRRLN
- a CDS encoding ribosome maturation factor RimP — encoded protein: MAATDANARDELGRRLMELIEPVVRSEGLVLVELQWRPENAGQVLRLFVDRPAGGVTLDDCSLISRQVSDLLDVEDPIGGAYRLEVSSPGLERRLKSAREYVIFAGRMAKLVIRDDGEKSGNRVLHGRLLGLQGDDVLIEIDGRPTATPLAQVVKANLMVE
- a CDS encoding Coenzyme F420 hydrogenase/dehydrogenase, beta subunit C-terminal domain — encoded protein: MPNDPAAPSPQPSLEMLRAQVQDAGLCVACGACVGLCPHLIFLDGRVAAPDACGLIGGRCHDLCPQAIAPGQPAKRRALHAARGQNADEPLGPLLAAFAGRAADESTRRTAQYGGVVSALLGLALDEGVVGEAVVTKADQRGAPQGVRVRRRDQVLAAAGSRYAAGAGLSALNQALAETASHPLAVVALPCQALAAASMSAHPGYPQAASRLKLVIGLFCTLNLSARGLRALLEQAGVAQPVLRADFPPPPAGVFQVTNAAGMAEIPLEQVHQAVLKGCGLCPDLTAELADVAVGAVEGRPGWNTVLARTPAGLELVELARARGVLELEQLTEADLAPLAGAARAKRARGLAAWKERDNA
- a CDS encoding acyl-CoA mutase large subunit family protein, translating into MSGQNFDESLRKWQAGVDKLLAKRPERKAAFHTISGLPIDRLYLPAAPDDDYMEKLGLPGEFPYTRGVQPTMYRGQLWTMRQYAGFATAAESNKRYRYLLGQGQTGLSVAFDLPTQIGYDADHALAHGEVGKVGVSISSLKDMETLFDQIPLDKVSTSMTINSPAAVLLAMYIAVAEKQGVGPAQLRGTIQNDILKEYSSRGTYIFPPRPSMRIITDIFAYCASDVPQWNTISISGYHIREAGSTAVQEVAFTLANGMAYVQAAIDAGLDVDVFGPRLSFFFNAHSDFLEEVAKYRAARRLWAKIMRERFGAKNPRSQMIRFHTQTAGCSLTAKQPKNNIMRVAFQAMSAVLGGTQSLHTNSMDEALCLPTQESVTIALRTQQVIGYETGVTETIDPLAGSYYVEDLTDRIEAQAAEYIRRIDEMGGSVSAIEQGFIQREIQEAAYKYQKDIESGERVVVGQNKFVTDEEFVGDRLKVDLSVGQAQAQALAALRAGRDNAAVQARLAALQAAAKGSDNLMPLILDAVRVYATLGEICDTLRGVFGEYQAPMTI
- a CDS encoding acetyl-CoA carboxylase biotin carboxyl carrier protein subunit — encoded protein: MAEVRAPMGGKVIKIAVKVGDKINADDEVVVLEAMKMEMPILSEEGGTVAEIKIEAGQTVEADQVLIVLS
- a CDS encoding LysM peptidoglycan-binding domain-containing protein, with the protein product MTDKPAPAPELPTTYTVEKCDDLWSISAKPQIYGDALLWPLLVDANSDKIKNPNKLSVGMVLSIPRDVSDADKTAARAKAAKFPKYVPPAGAKRYCPPK
- a CDS encoding 2-oxoacid:acceptor oxidoreductase family protein; translation: MKALRFEPLDIVITGVGGQGNVLASQALGMALVEAGYQVTVGETYGLSQRGGAVMSQVRVTTGQVMGPVIPANGAHAVVSLEPLEALRVLPDFGNPQVLVLTNNRPLLPINVISGEQKYPPLDELRQALGELSGRLHWLAATDEAIALGAPILANVIMLGGLLGTGLLPVDVELVAQALGEFFPPDKMAANRRALARGMALVAG
- a CDS encoding thiamine pyrophosphate-dependent enzyme, with translation MPDLTKLAAGQTVLLQGNEAIARGALEAGVQFAAAYPGNPSSEILQCLADSAQSAGIHAEWSTNEKVALESAAAASFCGLRAMASMKQNGVNVAQDFICNLTISGVGTGGLVLITADDPSGISSTNEQDARFIARLACLPLLEPSTPDECRRMIKFAFELSEAIQNIVVFRSLSRLSHTRGNVAPGPLPGQKRAPHWRTGQNFITMPVMPKHQIMLDKLAKAGQIMAESPFNPYDGPARPELVIIASGSSWLYASEARQAMGLEDRVGLQKLGGTWPLPEALLLERLAASPAVLFAEEIDPIIEDQVMALYARHAAELGPKRFFGKASGHTPMIGELSPGRLAQAVGRILDLATPTVAPDYLERARQAAARLVPPREFGFCPGCPHRASFWSIKQVLAADGRDGLVSGDIGCYTLGALSTGYRRVNSVHCMGSGLGVGSGLGQLGPQGFDQPVLTVVGDSTFFHSGLPGLINARWNGADFLLCILDNAATAMTGFQPHPATGQTATGRPGGQISLESVLDGLGVPYRITDPYDLAATQQTIYDALLDKGGARALILRRACALVQNKRGGHPYVMSVDQSVCRGEECGCNRFCSRVFRCPGLIFDEAAGKARIDEVVCAGCGVCAQICPAGAIKAELKDQSRKEAAA